One Formosa agariphila KMM 3901 genomic window, ACGATTTAGGAATTGACGTTTGTAAAATCGGTCTATGTAGTTTAGTAGGGTTTCCAACTGGTTCAGGATAATTACTTTGCTAAACTCATCCTGATTGTTGTGGTATTCAGTTTTTATATTTCCAAAGATAGTTTTAATCAACTTCTCTTCTTTAGGCGATACATGAAGTGCTTCGTTTACACTATAATTAAAGAAATTATATTTTTTTATTTTTTCAAACAAAGGACTTCCGTTTAGGAAATCTTTATGAAAAGATATTTGCATTGTTTCCTTACTAACAGCCAATTTCTTATATGTTATTGTTTGGTTTGGTGCTGTGCAGAACAAAGTTCCTTTCGTACAGTCGTATTTGGTTCGCCCATAAATAAGTTCTCCTGAAATGATGTTCTTTAAAGTGATAATATAAAAACCATTGGTTAGGCTTATTGACTCTGTCTTATCTTCATCACTGCAACTAATTATCTCGTTCTTTTTCAGTTTGAAGTGCATTATATGAAACAAAGGATTCTCAGGTAGAGCCCAACCCATTTGCTCATTTCTTTCTGTGATTGTTTTGTATACGAACTCATTCATTATTACAAATTTAGTTTAAAAATATGGATTGAACTTACCCATTTTTAGTTTCAATAATTTCATTTAGCGTAACATTTTTGTTTCTATATTTAGCTTTATTTATCAAGATTATTATTTACCATAATTCTTAACCATATTTAAAAACATCTTGTCAAAAGCTTTATCACTCAATAGTTTTCTGGCTAACAGAGTCTGCCTTGCCATTTTACCTGCTGCATATCTTGTTTTAGGCTTCTTAGATTTTATTGCCTTAGATATAGTTTTTGCAATCACTGAAGGTTCGCTATATTGACCAGGTTTACTGGTGTTTTGCATCATTTTAGCAACAATTTGTTTGAGTTCTTTGTAGGGGCTGTTGCTGTCCTCTAAATGATGGTCCATAGCTTTGGCAAATCCCGTATTTATTACACCTGGTTGAATAACAATTACTTTAATTCCAAATTGATTGACATCTAAGCGTAGACAATCACTCCATCCTTCCAGTGCAAATTTGCTTGCGTTATACCAAGCACCTAATGGTCCGTATACTTTGCCACCGATGGAAGATACATTGATAATAGAACCACTTTGTTGGTTTCGCATTATTGGTAGCACGGCTTTTGTTACTTCTGCTAATCCGAACAAGTTTACATCAAATTGTCGCTTTGCTTGTTCATAGCTAACCTCTTCAATAGGGCCATAAACTGCATAACCCGCATTGTTCACCAATACATCAATTTTTCCTTCTGCTTCAATTATTTTTTTTATTTGAGAATGTACTTGATTGTGGTCGGTTACATCTATTTCAATTGCTTTTCCACCTGCCGCTACAAGTTCTTTCATATGTTCCAATCTGCGTGCAACTCCATAAACAGTATGTCCTTCTTTAATTAGTTGCAGAGCTGTTGCTTTACCTATTCCGCTGCTTGCCCCTGTTATAATGATTATTTTTTTCATTTTCAATTCCAATTACAATGATTTGATACTAAAAATCAATAGTAGAAATCATCTTTGGCTTCTATTGCCTCTATTGCAAGAGCAAGCCAAAGATGTAATTCTATAAAAGAAGAATTGAATGCCTATTGGTCAAAACTTCCAAATAAGTTTTGTCCTCGCTGCATCAGAGGTAAATATTGAGGATATTCTGGTTTAATGGCACTCACTTCATCCAGTTGTTTCATTTCTTCTTCGCTTAAAACAATATCAGCAGCACCCAGGTTATCAATTAACTGCTCCTCTTTACGGGCTCCAATTAATACACTTGTAACACCTGGTTTGTGAAGCAACCAGGCTAAAGAAATTTGTGCAACCGAAGCATTCTTTCTGTCGGCAATTTCCTTCAGTGTATCAACAATATTATAACCCTGTTCCTTTTCAACCGGTGGATATTCAAAAATTGCTCTTCGTCCAGTAGTTTCACCATTGCGTGTATATTTCCCACTTAAAAAACCAGCCGCCAATGGGCTTACTATCAACGTTCCTAATCCCAAATCCATAGACGCAGGTATAATTTCTCTTTCCAGCTCGCGGCCAACGAGAGAGTAATATGCTTGAACAGAGCAGAACTTTTCAGTACCCATTAGTTTCGCTAATCCATCGGCTTTAGCAATTTGCCATGCACTAAAATTGGATAATCCAATGTACCTAACTTTACCCTGTCGAACCAAGTCATCTAAAGCTCTTAATGTTTCTTCCAGTGGTGTTGTTATGTCGAAGTTATGCACCTGATATAGGTCAATATAATCAGTCCCTAAACGTTTTAAACTGGCTTCCACTTCACGCATAATTGCCAAGCGGCTTGTTCCCAAATCATTTGGACCTGTCGTCATTGTGTTGTACAGCTTTGTTGCAATTATTGCATTTTTCCTTTTGTCTCCTAAAGCTTTACCGAGCATAGTTTCCGATTCTCCCGAACCATATATATTGGCAGTATCGAAAATATTAATCCCTGCGTCCAATGCCAGATTAACCATTTTAGTTGCCAATTCTTGCCCGGTTGCCCCCATTATGGCTGAATAACTTCCGCCTTCTTGGTCGAAGGTCATTGTTCCAAGTGTTAACTCTGAAACATATAATCCTGTGTTTCCTAAACTTTTGTATTTCATCTCTTTTTAATATTAGTTTTTAATAAAAACTTACGATACAAAGTAAGGGCATATTAGGGCTTTGTTGCTTAAACTATTTTATAAAAGAAGTATACAATTTTTTTAACTGCTATGATAAAGGATAATAATATCAAAATGTAGATACTGGGATGGCCAAAAACAACTCTTTTGCAAATTTTGGTTTGCAGGCTGGTTCTAGCGATTTGCAAATGTGTTGTTTGCGAATGGGGTTTCAATTTTGCACTGACATTTCAAAAAAGTTGCGCGAGGGGAAACAAAATAAATTTCTATCAAGTTTGTAGAGACTTCTTTCATGGAGATGTCACTTTTTAGCCTTGTTGCTAACGTTTATGTATAAGATTAGTTGCGGGTTTGTATGCGAGGATTTTCCGAAGGAAAATCAGACGTTACAAACACGCAACGACCTTTGATTAAGCACTAAACCGCAATTAATTTTATACTGTGTTAGGTGCAGTTATTATTGTTCTTCAAGGTTTAAAACTTCTTCGTGTTCGCATTTTTGGCAAACTTGTTTTAATTTGTCTTTTTCAAATTCAATAAATTCCATTTGTAAACTTCCACATTCAGGACAAGCTAATTCTTGGTCGAAACCAATATACTTAAAAAATAAGTTCTCAAGTAAACTAATGATTGAAGAAGTAAGTAATAATGCAATTTTTGCATCTGGATATTTTTTATTTTGTGAATGAACGACCATTGAATTATAACTCCAAGCACTATCAACCAATTTTCGTGAATAATTTCGTAAATCCGAGTTTTGTTTTCCAGGAATATACAAGTCTATAAAAGTATTAGCAACACCTTTAAAGTCAGATTTTTTTAATCCTTTTTCCTTTATCAATTCAGGATTCCTTTCGCACAGTTCTTTTGATAAGTCAATTAAACTTTCGCGACACAAAAGTCCGATAGCTTGAAATTCTTCAGGTTCTAAATCAATCGAGAGTTTTTCAGAAGCCATATTTAACTTTCTGTTTATTGATTTTAAATGACCAATGTCTAATGGAATTTCGTCAATTATATGTTTAAAATCATTTTGATATCTTTTAGATAATCGTTGAGTAATTCCCATATGAAAAGAATATGCTTCGTCTGCTGAAAAGTAGTGAGCTCGTTGAGTATATAAATTCATTGGTGCATTTTCTCCTTCGACAACCCAATAAGCTTCATCTTCGGTTTTTACGTTCCAAACGTTAACTACAACATCTAAATCGTTAAATGTCTCCTCGCATTTAATATTCACGATTTCTTTTATATCATCATATGATTTAAAATACTCTCTAATTTGATTTTCAGTTTCTATTCGATATTCTGGTGTCATTCTTTAGTTGAAGAGTTGGTTTTAATTGCACCTAACGGTCTTGTGTATGATTTGTGGCGTGTTTAAGCACCTAATTTAGCAAATAATTACCGAATAGAAAATCCGCAAGGTTTTTCGTAAGTAGGCGAAAACCAGCCATTAATTATACACGTCTTAAGTTAGCATTTTAATAAAAACACTAAATTAATACCTATAAATTAGAAAGAACAAAAGAGAGGAATAAGGTTATTATATACGGAGAGACTACAGATCTCGTCAACATTGAAAATCCCCTCTCTTTTACTACACAGATTTCGTACAGTTCTATGAGGCTTTTAGACCTCGATTTTAAGTCGTTGAAACTCGCGTAGTCGTCCTTTCAAAAATCATTTTCTTATGAATAAAGATATTAAATATTTTGGAATTGATATTAGCCATTTAGTTTTTGATGTGACAGATTCAGATGGCAATTACTACCAATTTAAAAACACAATTTCTGGCTTTAAAAAATTCACAAAACTCTTAGATTTGGATAGTCATTGTGTTATGGAAGCCACGGGATACTACCACTATCAATTGGCCTATTATTTACTAGAATTAGGGATAAAAGTATCAGTAGAAAACCCTTTAGCTGTTAAACGCTTTATCCAGATGAAGTTGTCTAAGATCAAGACCGATAAGAGTGATTCTAAACTTATTTGTGAATATGCAAAACAAGTAGATTTAAAGCCCTGGGAAGGTCAATCCAAACATCAAACAGAATGTCTTCAAATGACCAGACTCCTTTCTGTGTATACAAAACAGAGCACTATGCTGAAGAATAAAATACATGGTGAAGCCGTTTTAGGAAATCCTAGCAAAGCAGTTGTAAGTTCTATTAAACGAAGCTTAAAACACGTTTTAAAAGAAATCAAAACTTTAGAAGATAAACTGATGGTATTAGTTAAAGAAGTCCACCAGGATGTATTAACTCGCTTAAAAAGCATACCAGGAATTGGAAATAAAACGGCATTGATGCTTGTGGTTCTTACGGATGGTTTTGAGCGTTTTACAAGCGGTAGTGAACTCTGCAGTTATGCTGGATTAACTCCTGTAGTTAGAAAGAGTGGTAGCAGTGTAAATGGACGTAGTAGAATAAGTAAAATAGGAAATCAAAAGCTTCGTAATTTATTATTTATGTGCAGTTTTAATGCCTGTAAATACAACAAAGCATGCAGAGATATTTATGAACGAATTGTAGCAAAAGGGAAGAGTAAAAAACTAGCTTTAATAGCTGTGTGTAATAAGCTTCTAAAACAGGCTTTTGCTATCGCAAAATCTGGTTTAATATATGATGATTCTTATCGAAGAACTTTAGTGAAAAGTTAATGCTTTTTTACTTGTTTTTTACCACAGTACTTTGTTAGGCACTGGCTTTTAGCGATAATAATTTTCCGAAAATCTCTTTATGTTTTGATTCATCATCTACTGTTTTTAAAAGTTCAGTAACTGCTTCTTCTGAAAAATAGACTTTAGTACGATTAGAAAATTTGTCAGTAGTTTCTATCCAAATAAATTTGTCAAATTTGTTATTAATATTTCCATTAGTTGGATTAACAGCATTAAATTTAGGATTTTTAACCCAATCTAAGTTAAACATAACTTGCTTTAATTGTCCACTTGAGAATTTATATTTTGAAAGACGTTGAATTTCTTTATGAAGATTACTTAGCATTATGTGTTCTCTAACATTTTGTATTTCTCCAACAATTTTATAAATGGGTTTTCCTTCTGTTGTAGTTATTTTTCCAATTTCTCCTGCTGATATTGCGTTTAAAATTATATTAAAAACCCCATTTTGTGTTTTGTCAATTTCTATGTCACTTCCAGATAAAGTTTTTTCCTTACTATTAAAACCATAAACTTTATTTTGTGCAGGATTTAATATAAGAACTTCTCTAGGGTTTATGTCAACCATTTCAGGAAGTAATTTCGACCAAATTTCCATAAATTCCTTACTTTTCTCATTAGCTTTAATTTGTAAAAATCTATTAAAATCTGTCGTTGATTTGTTAGCGTGTTCATTTTTACTTGAAGCTCGATAGTAAATTGCACCTTTTTTTATTTTTAATTCAGAAAAATCGTTGATTGGAACTAATATTTGGCTACTCTTTTCAATTAATAAATAATAAAATTTTCTTGTGCTTATTTGAAATATTTGTAAGTCAACTGAAATTCCAATTTTAGCAATTTTTTCAAATTTTTGAGTTACATCATTTAAGTCAATCTGTTTGAGTAAATCAAGATTTTCTTTATCAAGACCTGTGTCAGTATGAATTCCAGTTTTTGAATCTTCATCAATTCCTAACAATAACATTCCGCCATCTGAATTGGCGAAAGAAAGTATGTCTTTAGCAAAATTTAGAAGGAAATTTTCAAGCGGACTTTTCGTTTTGGCAATATTTAATTTAAGCTTGTAATCAATTCCATTATTTTCTTTTGGAAATCGACCATTGTCTTTTAAATCCGTAATTATTAATTCTGCTTTTTCTGTTAATTGCTGTAAGTTCATTTATTGACGGATGTTTTTTTAGCTTGTGCCTAACGTTTATGTATATGGAAAGTTGCTTTTTTGTTTGCGAGGATTTTCCGAAGGAAAATCAGAAGCTAGCAAACAAAGCAACTAACATTGGTTAAGCTAAAAATAGCAATTTTTTATATACTTTGTTGTACACAGTTTTTATTTATTCAACATCCAGTTTATTAATTCCTTTCTATCAATTATAGACCAACTATGAGGGTTTTTTTCTCCATCTGCTCGATATCCTTTGTTTTCTGTTGGAATATATTCTACATTTTTAAAATTTGACTTATTTAATAATTCAGAAAGCTGTTTAATATGGTAAGCATTCATTTCTTCATATTTAGCCATTGTTTGTTCTTTCCACCATAGAGTATCTGGCTCGGTATATAGTCTTATTTTGGTGTTTTTTAAATTTTTTAGATTATCAATATTATTTGTTTTAGAAGTGAAAACAGAATAAAGTTCATATTTTGAAATATCATTGTTTGGGTTTCCAAATTCTTTACCTAAAGTTTCAAGTAACCATTTGCTTTCTTCCGCAAAAGAATTTGATAAATTACGTTCAATATTTTTTTCGGCAGTATGATATAACTCTGCTAAATCTATAGGTGAATCGCCAATAAAAACACCTTTTGGAATTATGTTAGAATTTTCATTAGTCATAAAATTACTAATTAATAAAGCAATATTTCCACCACTTGAAAATCCACCAACATAAATATTATCTACAGGTAATTTATTCTCTTTAAATATGCTTTGTAAACGTTTAGATAATTGTTCTAATTCATTTTGTTCTATCCACAATTTTCGATTGTAGTTCATATATAAAACTGAAATGTTATTTTTTTTCGCATTTTCAAGTATTTCGAATTCTCGTTTTATGTCTTCAACGTTTTCGGGAAAACCACCAAAAAGCACTAAAACAGCTTTTATGTTTTTAGTAGGTTTATTTAATGAATATTCATCTTTTTTTATTTCTTGATATTCAATTTTTACTGAATCAGCTGTTTTTTTATTCTCATTGTTTTTACAAGAAAAGCTAAAAGTCAATACAAATAATACTACTAAAATTCTATTCATAAGTTTGTGGTTCAAATTGTGTACAACGTTAGTACATAGCACTTATGTACTATATACATCCAAATATAAGATATATGAAACATATGTTTTATATATCTTATGTAGAAATCTATTATTATTTTTTCTTTTCTTCACTTGAGACCCTTGCTCATATTTTAAATTATTTTTTTGACATGGGAAAAAATGAAAGCCAAGTAAAATTCTGGGGAAAACTGTTTTCTGAAATAGAATCAAACCCCATAAAACAGCAACTTATATCTTTTAATGAATCTATAAAAGAGACCATAGAAAAAAGAAATTCTTTTACGCATAGGTTTCCTCAAAACGAAAATGATTTTCGCACGACATTAACCACCACCGAAGGGAGAAACCTTTTACAATGCAATATGAGAAAGCGCATAAAAAATGAGGAATTTTTACAAAACATTACAGAATCATCAAAACTGTTAGAGTCGTTAATTAATAACTTAAAATTAGAATTTGACGACATAGTGTAAAATACTAAATAGTCACACCATCATATTGCACTTCATTCAAAACAGACGGAACATTACTTTCTAATTTAGGACTAAACACATCCTTACTAACTGTATAAGTATGTAGTTTATCTTCAGAATAATTAAAATTCACTAGCTCTTTAATTTGAGTATCAGATACGCTTGAAGATAGCCATGCTTTGACATGTTCTGCATCCAAAATTAAAGGCTGACGCTTTTTAACGTTGTGGATTTTAGCAAATAATGGTGAAGCTACTTTAGTAATGACTGAAAACGTTACATAGGTTCCAATAATAGTATATATTCCTGCTAAGGAAAGTGGTTCTCTATTACCATTTTGAATAAAAAACGGATATTTCTTCTTCTCAAACTCATGAGGCTCATAAAAACCTGTTACCGGAATGATACAGCGTTGCTCGTGAATGGCATTTTTATAAATGAAGTGATTGAACAGTTTTTCAGCACGTGCGTTGAGTCCGCCACCATATTTTACAGCTTCTTTGTAATACGGGTTTATTTGATCCGGTGTTTTAGTATAGGGCACAATACCCCAAACACCAGGTGCCAATACCTCTGGCTTTTGCTGTGGGATGACTAACATATTAGGATGCGTGAATCCGTTTAAATGATATTGAGGCGTATCGAAAATAGAACGAACATCTTCAGCACTTAATTTCACACCAAAATGTTTGTCTAGTCTTTTAGTTTTGGAGGTGGTTGCCGTATGGAAACACATGAATAAATCTTTTATTAAATCCAATATACTAAAAAACAAATAAAGCATTCTTAATATTTAAAAACGCTAATTACACAATCACAATAAAACACACACCTCTCTGCAATTCAACGAATTAAAAACAAATAACTAGTGAATCCTGAGGATATTTCTTACTTTCAAATTAACTAACTTACTAACCTACAAATGTTTCCACAAATCTACCAAGTAAAATTGGTGTCATACACCTATGTATCCCCTTTACATTGGACTACAATCCTAATGGCTTCTATTCTAACCGCAATAATTATATTTCAATTATTAAGAATACTATATAAGCCTAAAAAAAATTGGAAAGTAAAGCTCAACTACCTGAGTTTAACTTCAATTTACCTCGTTCTCAATTTAACAAACAACCTACTTCCCAATAAAAATGTGCCATTGCCAGTTTTAATCCAACTAAGCATAGAATGTGCTTTAGGATTATCTGTATGTTTATACACTATTTGGTATTTATATACAGAGTTTAATATTTCAACTAAACACAAGATTTTTAAGATTAAAAATTTAATTAGAACAATGGCCTTATGCTATGTCTTACTGTTTATTTTACCACTTTATCTAACTAGATCTATCCAATTAGCATACACCTATTTTTTAATCTACCCTATTATTCTCGCCATCGCTTTTGTGATTAGCTTTGTATTTACCGCTAGAAAATTTATATCCTATTCTAGTGATTTTAAATTTAGGACTTACTTGGCTCTAAGTGCAATTGTTTTTTTAACGTTCTTGCCCGTGCTTACTTGGTTTCATGTTTTTGAACCTTGGATTATTTCAATGACTAGTATTTCATTTCTTTTAATATCTGTAATAGAATTGGATAGTTATCTATATAGAATTAGAAATGAAGCTGTTATAAAACTCGTAAAACAACTTCATCCCGAATTTACAGATAGGGAAAATGAAATTGCCCTTCAAATAATAAAAGAGTCAAATTACAAGGTCATTGCTAAACATATGTTTATCGCAGAAAGCACCGTTAGAAAACATGCTTCTAACATTTTTAGTAAATCTAATTGCTCTAATAGAAGTCAGTTTATAAGCAAATTTAAAAAAACACCCCTCTGAGAACCCTTACTATCATTGAATGCGTATGTTTGTGTAGTACATCTACGCAGAATATACGCATATTTAAATACCGTTAATAAATCAATTTTCGGACATTTATAAAGCCCTTCCCAAAGTATAGAATAAGAAAAGACATAGATACTCTTTTAGGAAAAACTACTAAAAATAATTTCTCTAACTAAAAACTATACTAATGAACTATCAAATCGAATTAACAAAATTTCAGAATGAATTAAATGTAATAAACAACTCTACAAATGAAATTATCAATCAAGCAAACGCTTCCATATTACTAAGTAGAAATACGCTTTCAAACTTAAAAAAAATCATGTTTCAAATTGGATTCAAAACAGTTGATGATGAAATCCACTTTTTTAAAGTCACCAAACAAGTTCCCCTAATACAAATTGTTTATTATACTGAAATTCGAAATTTTGAATTAAACCTTCCAAAGGGAAGTGAAATAACTCAACAGGCTTATATCCATAAGAAATTAACCGAAATAGACCAATTCTTTGTTAGAAATATACACTTTAACCAATATGTTATTTGTGGCCATACCCACTCCGATAAATTATACTTCACAAGATCTGCTGCAGACAAAATACCGTATTCATGTTCCGATTTATATTTTAGAGATCCAGAATTTAGTACAGCATATGATATGCTACTTGCTAAACATCAAGCCTTCCTTTTGGTCGTAGACCACTTAAAATATAAACTAACTGGAAATAAGAGTAAAACACCAAATATAATTCCCCTTAAATGGACAGCTACCAAAAATGCTCTCACAGAACTTATTTATGGATTACACCAAAGTGGTGCATTAAATAATGGCAATTCAACATTAAAAGACATAGTGCATTCTTTTCAAATTATGTTTTCATGTGACTTAGGAAATATTTATCAGAAATATGCCGAAATGAAATATAAAAACAATGAGCTTCCCACTTTTTTAAGCATGATGACTAAAAGATTTTTAAATAATATTTCGGATCCTGAAGATTAATTAAAGAACAGAGTTCGATAGAACTACGGTTAACTATTTTTTGAAATAATTCCTAGTAAAATACACTATACACGAGCAAACTCACCATGCTTTTTACCTGATTTTAAACCACTTAATACTGTTTACTTACAAATGTTAAAAATTAACCGAGTTCGATTCAACTCCTGCTAAAAACTCATTTAAAGTATTGAGATTTGTAACATATTAATTTTTAAAACCTTACAATATGCCAACAAGTATTATTACCACAGAAGATCTTTCTGAATTCAAAATTGAATTGCTGAAAGACATTAAAACTTTATTAAACAACAAATCTGAAGCCACTTTAAAAAAGCATTTACGTTCATCTGAAGTTATGAAACTACTACAGATTAGTTCTGGCACTTTACAAAATTTAAGAATAAATGGCACCCTTCCCTATTCAAAAGTTGGAGGACTTATTTATTATGATGCAGAAAAAATTCAAAAGATGCTAGACGATAATCGTATTGAAGATACATTTAAATAAAACCTTATGAACTACATAAAACATCTTAATTCCGTTTTTAAAGTATTTCAGAAAGACCCCAGGCTAAACCCTTCGCATATTAGTCTGTATATGGCGCTCTTCCAATATTGGAATTATACCAATTTTCAAGACCAATTTTATATTTCTCGAGCTGAAATTATGGGGATAGCAAAATTGGGATCTACAAAAACCTATTACCGTTGTTTAAGAAACTTAAATGATTGGAAATACCTTTTGTATTTACCTTCTCATAACATGTACAAGGGTAGCCAAATTAGGATGCTCAAATTTGATACAAGTAGGAAACAAGCAAGGAACAAGGAAGAAACAACTTGTAAACAAGCGGTAACACCAATACTAAACTTAAATAAACCAAATAGAAACTTTATACAAAGTAAGTTACCAAAAAACGAAAATGAAGTTTTAGTTTTTTTTAAATCTAAAAATTGGCCGACTATTGAAGCACAAAAATTCTACAATCACAACCAGGCGATTGGATGGACGATTGGAGGAAAATCGAAAGTCGAAAACTGGCAAGCTTTAGCTTCTAATTGGATGATAAAGGCCGCTGAAATAGAAAAAAAATCTGCAGTGTCCCATTTCAAAGACAACCTCATAACCCAAAACAATAAAGATTATGATCAACCTCTATAAAATTACCGAAGGAGACGTAGAATATACTTTGGGAAAAATGAACGGTCAAATGATCTCCTACGATTTTAAAAAAATCCTGGAGTATTTGGAGGCCAAAGGCAAACTGATGTTTGGAGAGCAGTTTAAAATATACAAACAAGATCACGATTTGATTCTCAAATTAAGCTGTTATTTTATCAAAGACGAATCCTATTGCGAAGCTCGTGGAATTGATTTAAACAAAGGTATTTTGCTTTCAGGACCAGTTGGAAGTGGAAAAACAAGCCTTATGAAATTAATCAGAAATTTATCCTTAAACAAAAGGAAGATTGAGGTGGTGCCGACTCGAAATATAGTCTTCGCCTACAATCATTTGGGAACAAAAACCATTGAAGATTTCGGGAATAGGCACTGCTACTGTTTCGATGATTTAGGTATTGAACCTATGGGGAAATATTATGGCAATACGTACAACGTTATGGGAGAAATCCTCTTATCTCGATATGAGTTGTTTCTTGAAACAAACATAAAAACCCACCTGACCACCAATCTTAACGCTGTGGAAATTGAAGAACGCTATGGAACACGAGTCCGTTCTAGAATGCGCCATTTATTTAATCTGATAACATTTGACAAAGACACTACAGACAAACGTATTTAAAACTAAACCTTATGAAAATAGCAACTTTCAATATTCAAAATTTATTTCATCGCGATAAAAATCTTATCCATGTAAATCCGAGTAAAAATCTAAAAGATTGGATTTCTGAATTGGATAACCTAATGACCATTAAACATAATTCTGAAGACCAACGTGATCGTATCAAAGAACTTTCATTTTTAATTGGTTTCGAAAAAACCATAGACAAACCCTATGCTGTGCTTCGTAGACGAGCTGGACACCTGTATTTAAAAGGCATTGATCATTCTTTAGAACATAAAGCCAGTTATTTAAACTATTGGAATGGGTGGATTACATTACAAACCACGCCTATCCCCTATACTGCAGTTGAACATAAAGCCAGACTGATTGCAGATATTAATGCTGATGTCTTACTGCTTCAAGAAGTAGAAGATCGTGGATCTTTAGAAGAATTTAATCATCAAATATTACCAAAATTTTATTGTGAACCCTACACCCAATGTATCGTTGTACAAAGTAATAAATACAATGGATTAGAAATGGGAATACTGCTTAGACAGGGTTATAATCTCCTTGGTATTAAAACACATCAAGATCAAAATTTCATTCAATACGATATCGAAACGCCAAAAGGAAAAACGATTCATATTATCA contains:
- a CDS encoding exonuclease/endonuclease/phosphatase family protein, whose protein sequence is MKIATFNIQNLFHRDKNLIHVNPSKNLKDWISELDNLMTIKHNSEDQRDRIKELSFLIGFEKTIDKPYAVLRRRAGHLYLKGIDHSLEHKASYLNYWNGWITLQTTPIPYTAVEHKARLIADINADVLLLQEVEDRGSLEEFNHQILPKFYCEPYTQCIVVQSNKYNGLEMGILLRQGYNLLGIKTHQDQNFIQYDIETPKGKTIHIINLHLDKPTTDLNQSHFDRKLQTNQVANIYNQLLLKGLKNIIITGTLQVPSYCDSLSPLFKNTTLKEVTKHLSFEVVCDHGSDRSYYRLGAYRKGVNIKQKDYMLVSPNLWKSLKDSGMNRKAMWPPHRPHWTVYPSLKHKGQAASEHPIIWAKLKL
- a CDS encoding helix-turn-helix domain-containing protein, with translation MPTSIITTEDLSEFKIELLKDIKTLLNNKSEATLKKHLRSSEVMKLLQISSGTLQNLRINGTLPYSKVGGLIYYDAEKIQKMLDDNRIEDTFK
- a CDS encoding response regulator transcription factor produces the protein MASILTAIIIFQLLRILYKPKKNWKVKLNYLSLTSIYLVLNLTNNLLPNKNVPLPVLIQLSIECALGLSVCLYTIWYLYTEFNISTKHKIFKIKNLIRTMALCYVLLFILPLYLTRSIQLAYTYFLIYPIILAIAFVISFVFTARKFISYSSDFKFRTYLALSAIVFLTFLPVLTWFHVFEPWIISMTSISFLLISVIELDSYLYRIRNEAVIKLVKQLHPEFTDRENEIALQIIKESNYKVIAKHMFIAESTVRKHASNIFSKSNCSNRSQFISKFKKTPL
- a CDS encoding RteC domain-containing protein translates to MNYQIELTKFQNELNVINNSTNEIINQANASILLSRNTLSNLKKIMFQIGFKTVDDEIHFFKVTKQVPLIQIVYYTEIRNFELNLPKGSEITQQAYIHKKLTEIDQFFVRNIHFNQYVICGHTHSDKLYFTRSAADKIPYSCSDLYFRDPEFSTAYDMLLAKHQAFLLVVDHLKYKLTGNKSKTPNIIPLKWTATKNALTELIYGLHQSGALNNGNSTLKDIVHSFQIMFSCDLGNIYQKYAEMKYKNNELPTFLSMMTKRFLNNISDPED
- a CDS encoding P-loop NTPase family protein, with the translated sequence MINLYKITEGDVEYTLGKMNGQMISYDFKKILEYLEAKGKLMFGEQFKIYKQDHDLILKLSCYFIKDESYCEARGIDLNKGILLSGPVGSGKTSLMKLIRNLSLNKRKIEVVPTRNIVFAYNHLGTKTIEDFGNRHCYCFDDLGIEPMGKYYGNTYNVMGEILLSRYELFLETNIKTHLTTNLNAVEIEERYGTRVRSRMRHLFNLITFDKDTTDKRI